One window of Halonatronomonas betaini genomic DNA carries:
- a CDS encoding carbohydrate ABC transporter permease → MIKRFLIYLIIISGAIITLLPFIWMLTTALKTSGEVYLMPPRFLPADPQWQNFLIIQEQVPIIRYLFNSTIVALSVTIGTLITSILAAFAFTYIKFWGRDILFVIFLSTMMVPGEILMIPNFVTLAQLNWLNRYQALIVPWLIGVFAIFLLKQQFLSIPIELYESAKIDGCKDFMFLWKILVPLSKPALVSIALLKIIYNWNAFLWPLLVTNTPEMRTLPVGLASFMTEAGSNYELLMAYSTIIILPIIIVYIVAQKEIIKGVSSNQGIKG, encoded by the coding sequence TTGATAAAAAGGTTTTTAATCTACTTAATTATTATTTCTGGTGCTATTATTACATTACTTCCATTTATCTGGATGCTTACGACAGCTCTTAAAACATCTGGAGAAGTATACTTAATGCCTCCCAGATTCTTACCAGCTGATCCACAATGGCAAAATTTTTTAATTATTCAAGAACAAGTACCTATTATAAGATATTTATTTAATAGTACAATAGTTGCTCTATCAGTCACAATAGGCACTTTAATTACTTCAATTTTAGCTGCTTTTGCTTTTACATATATTAAATTCTGGGGAAGAGATATTTTATTTGTAATATTCTTATCTACGATGATGGTCCCAGGAGAAATTTTAATGATACCTAATTTTGTAACACTAGCTCAATTAAACTGGCTAAATAGATATCAGGCCTTAATAGTACCCTGGTTAATAGGTGTTTTTGCTATCTTTTTATTAAAACAACAATTTTTATCAATACCTATTGAGTTATATGAATCAGCCAAAATAGATGGTTGTAAAGATTTTATGTTTCTATGGAAAATATTAGTTCCTTTATCTAAACCAGCACTTGTATCAATAGCCTTATTAAAAATAATATACAATTGGAATGCTTTTCTATGGCCTCTTTTAGTAACAAATACTCCAGAGATGAGAACATTACCAGTCGGCTTAGCTTCTTTCATGACTGAAGCTGGTTCTAATTATGAACTTTTAATGGCTTACTCAACAATAATAATACTACCCATCATTATTGTTTATATAGTTGCTCAAAAAGAAATAATTAAAGGTGTTTCATCAAATCAAGGAATTAAGGGTTAA
- a CDS encoding carbohydrate ABC transporter permease: MNRNKTISSFLNGVLYLTPALIILITFRIYPIIKSFTMSFYTSYNYFTNEVYEYGLDNFRYIFSDPEFFRALQNTLVIVLGVVPMSIIISIFIAYFLNKNIKFSALFRGIYFMPFVTSAAAIAVVWRWLYNSRFGLINYFISILNLDPIGWLIDPNWALISLIILTIWRSLGFNIIILLVGMQNINKSYIEAAKIDGANEGKLFMKIILPLLSPTILFLVLLNTIDAFKIFSEVYTLFNKRPGPLNSALTMVYYIYDKFSHQYAYGVASAAALVLFIIILLVTLIQSKFAKRKVHYR, encoded by the coding sequence ATTAATTACATTTAGAATTTATCCAATTATAAAGTCATTTACAATGAGCTTTTATACAAGCTATAACTATTTTACAAATGAAGTATATGAATATGGTTTAGATAACTTTAGATATATTTTTTCAGATCCAGAATTCTTTAGAGCTCTTCAAAATACTTTAGTTATTGTTTTAGGTGTAGTCCCGATGAGTATAATAATATCTATTTTTATTGCTTATTTTCTAAATAAAAACATAAAATTTTCTGCTCTATTTAGAGGTATTTATTTTATGCCATTTGTAACCTCAGCTGCGGCTATTGCTGTAGTCTGGAGGTGGCTTTATAATTCAAGGTTTGGTTTAATAAATTATTTCATATCTATATTAAATCTCGATCCTATTGGATGGCTAATAGATCCAAATTGGGCTTTGATAAGTTTAATAATTTTAACTATCTGGAGAAGTCTTGGTTTTAATATAATTATTTTATTGGTAGGTATGCAGAACATTAACAAATCATATATTGAGGCAGCAAAAATAGATGGAGCTAATGAAGGAAAATTATTTATGAAAATCATATTACCATTATTATCTCCTACAATATTATTTTTGGTTTTATTAAATACCATAGATGCTTTTAAAATCTTTTCTGAAGTATATACCCTATTCAATAAAAGGCCTGGCCCATTAAATAGTGCATTAACAATGGTCTATTATATTTATGATAAATTTAGTCATCAATATGCTTATGGTGTTGCATCAGCAGCTGCATTAGTTTTATTTATAATTATATTATTAGTCACTTTAATCCAGTCAAAATTCGCTAAAAGAAAAGTTCATTATCGTTAA